In the genome of Streptomyces racemochromogenes, one region contains:
- a CDS encoding TerD family protein: MGVTLAKGGNVSLSKAAPNLTRVLVGLGWDARSTTGADFDLDASALLCNSGRVLGDEYFVFYNNLKSPEGSVEHTGDNLTGEGEGDDESIIIDLTKVPAQVDKIVFPVSIHEADSRRQSFGQVSNAFIRVVNMADDQELARYDLTEDASSETAMIFGEVYRYGGEWKFRAVGQGYASGLRGIALDFGVNVS; this comes from the coding sequence ATGGGCGTCACACTCGCCAAGGGGGGCAACGTCTCGCTGTCCAAGGCCGCACCGAACCTCACCCGGGTTCTGGTCGGACTGGGATGGGACGCGCGCTCGACCACGGGGGCGGACTTCGACCTCGACGCCAGCGCACTGCTGTGCAACAGCGGCCGGGTGCTGGGGGACGAGTACTTCGTCTTCTACAACAACCTCAAGAGCCCCGAGGGCTCCGTCGAACACACTGGGGACAACCTCACCGGCGAGGGTGAAGGCGACGACGAGTCGATCATCATCGACCTCACGAAGGTCCCCGCCCAGGTCGACAAGATCGTCTTCCCGGTCTCGATCCACGAGGCGGACTCCCGCCGGCAGAGCTTCGGCCAGGTGAGCAACGCCTTCATCCGCGTGGTGAACATGGCCGACGACCAGGAACTCGCCCGCTACGACCTGACCGAGGACGCCTCCAGCGAGACCGCGATGATCTTCGGCGAGGTCTACCGGTACGGGGGTGAGTGGAAGTTCCGTGCGGTAGGACAGGGGTACGCGTCGGGGCTGCGGGGCATCGCTCTAGACTTCGGGGTCAACGTTTCGTAA
- a CDS encoding peroxiredoxin, giving the protein MAIEVGHKAPDFELKDNHGATVRLSDFRGEKAVVLLFYPFAFTGVCTGELCELRDQLPRFQNDDVQLLAVSNDSVPTLRVFAEQEGLEYPLLSDFWPHGETSRAYGVFDEDKGCAVRGTFVIDKDGIVRWTVVNGLPDARDLNEYIKALDSL; this is encoded by the coding sequence ATGGCGATCGAGGTCGGACACAAGGCCCCGGACTTCGAGCTCAAGGACAACCACGGCGCCACCGTGAGGCTCTCCGACTTCCGCGGCGAGAAGGCCGTGGTGCTGCTCTTCTACCCCTTCGCCTTCACCGGCGTCTGCACGGGTGAGCTGTGCGAGCTGCGCGACCAGCTGCCCCGCTTCCAGAACGACGACGTGCAGCTGCTGGCCGTCTCCAACGACTCGGTCCCGACCCTGCGCGTCTTCGCCGAGCAGGAGGGCCTGGAGTACCCGCTGCTGTCCGACTTCTGGCCGCACGGCGAGACCTCCCGCGCCTACGGCGTCTTCGACGAGGACAAGGGCTGCGCCGTCCGCGGCACCTTCGTCATCGACAAGGACGGCATCGTGCGCTGGACCGTCGTCAACGGCCTGCCCGACGCGCGTGACCTGAACGAGTACATCAAGGCCCTCGACAGCCTCTGA
- a CDS encoding TerD family protein — protein sequence MGVSLSKGGNVSLTKAAPNLTAVIVGLGWDARTTTGVDFDLDASAILTNDQGKVANDSNFVFFNNLKSPDGSVEHTGDNTTGEGEGDDEAIKVNLAGVPGDVAKIVFPVSIYEAETRQQSFGQVRNAYIRVVNQADNTELARYDLSEDASTETAMVFGELYRNGAEWKFRAIGQGYASGLRGIAQDFGVNV from the coding sequence GTGGGAGTCAGCCTCAGCAAGGGCGGCAACGTCTCGCTGACCAAGGCCGCGCCTAACCTGACGGCGGTCATCGTCGGTCTGGGCTGGGACGCTCGCACCACCACCGGTGTCGACTTCGACCTCGACGCCAGCGCGATCCTGACCAACGACCAGGGCAAGGTCGCCAACGACTCGAACTTCGTGTTCTTCAACAACCTGAAGAGCCCGGACGGGTCGGTCGAGCACACCGGTGACAACACCACCGGCGAGGGCGAGGGCGACGACGAGGCCATCAAGGTCAACCTCGCCGGCGTCCCGGGCGACGTCGCCAAGATCGTCTTCCCGGTCTCGATCTACGAGGCCGAGACCCGCCAGCAGAGCTTCGGCCAGGTCCGCAACGCCTACATCCGCGTCGTGAACCAGGCCGACAACACCGAGCTCGCCCGCTACGACCTCTCCGAGGACGCCTCGACCGAGACCGCCATGGTCTTCGGCGAGCTGTACCGCAACGGCGCCGAGTGGAAGTTCCGCGCCATCGGCCAGGGCTACGCCTCGGGTCTGCGCGGCATCGCGCAGGACTTCGGCGTCAACGTCTGA
- a CDS encoding DUF475 domain-containing protein, producing MVLKTFGWSFAVTALGLVAAVFYGGWTAFGIVAILSVLEISLSFDNAVVNAGILKKMNAFWQKIFLTVGVLIAVFGMRLVFPVVIVAISAKIGPIEAVNLALTDKEMYEQLVTDAHPSIAAFGGMFLLMIFLDFIFEDRDIKWLAWLERPLAKLGKIDMLSACIALIVLVITSMTFAAHAHQHGGVHVDKAQTVLVSGVLGLITYMIVGGLSGYFENKLEEEEEAEHEAEEEAKKTGKPVSAVAMAGKAAFFMFLYLEVLDASFSFDGVIGAFAITNDIVLMALGLGIGAMYVRSLTVYLVRQGTLDDYVYLEHGAHYAIGALAVILLVTIQYEINEVITGLVGVVLIAWSFWSSVRRNKRLEAEGGESPAEVGAGV from the coding sequence GTGGTTCTCAAAACCTTCGGCTGGTCGTTCGCAGTCACTGCGCTCGGTCTGGTCGCAGCGGTGTTCTACGGGGGGTGGACCGCTTTTGGGATCGTGGCGATCCTGTCCGTCCTCGAAATCTCGCTGTCCTTCGACAACGCGGTGGTCAACGCCGGAATCCTGAAGAAGATGAACGCCTTCTGGCAGAAGATCTTCCTCACGGTCGGCGTTCTCATCGCCGTGTTCGGCATGCGGCTGGTCTTCCCCGTCGTCATCGTGGCGATCAGCGCCAAGATCGGGCCCATCGAGGCCGTCAATCTGGCGTTGACCGACAAGGAGATGTACGAGCAGCTGGTGACGGACGCCCATCCGTCCATCGCCGCCTTCGGCGGGATGTTCCTGCTGATGATCTTCCTCGACTTCATCTTCGAGGACCGCGACATCAAGTGGCTCGCCTGGCTGGAGCGCCCGCTCGCCAAGCTCGGCAAGATCGACATGCTGTCGGCGTGCATCGCGCTGATCGTCCTCGTGATCACCTCGATGACCTTCGCCGCCCACGCCCACCAGCACGGCGGCGTCCACGTCGACAAGGCGCAGACCGTCCTGGTCTCCGGCGTCCTCGGCCTGATCACCTACATGATCGTCGGCGGTCTCTCCGGCTACTTCGAGAACAAGCTCGAAGAAGAGGAAGAGGCCGAGCACGAGGCCGAGGAGGAGGCCAAGAAGACCGGCAAGCCCGTCTCGGCCGTCGCCATGGCCGGCAAGGCCGCGTTCTTCATGTTCCTCTACCTCGAGGTCCTCGACGCCTCCTTCTCCTTCGACGGAGTCATCGGCGCCTTCGCCATCACCAACGACATCGTGCTCATGGCCCTCGGCCTCGGCATCGGTGCCATGTACGTCCGCTCGCTCACGGTCTACCTGGTCCGCCAGGGCACCCTCGACGACTACGTCTACCTGGAGCACGGCGCGCACTACGCGATCGGCGCCCTCGCCGTGATCCTGCTCGTCACCATCCAGTACGAGATCAACGAGGTCATCACCGGCCTCGTCGGCGTCGTGCTCATCGCCTGGTCCTTCTGGTCCTCCGTGCGCCGCAACAAGCGGCTGGAGGCCGAGGGCGGAGAGAGCCCCGCGGAGGTCGGTGCCGGGGTGTGA
- a CDS encoding DUF3052 domain-containing protein gives MSATADHAESLAARLGFQSEQVVQEIGYDEDVDQEFRDAVEKLVSELADEEYDDVADAVLLWFRDEDGDLTDALVDATELVEDGALILLLTPKTGRDGYIEASDISEAAETAGLSLAKGGPVGKEWTSTKLVTPKAAKSKR, from the coding sequence GTGAGCGCGACCGCGGACCACGCGGAGAGCCTGGCCGCCCGGCTGGGTTTCCAGTCCGAACAGGTGGTCCAGGAGATCGGCTACGACGAGGACGTCGATCAGGAATTCCGTGACGCCGTCGAGAAGCTCGTCAGCGAGCTCGCCGACGAGGAATACGACGACGTCGCCGACGCGGTGCTGTTGTGGTTCCGCGACGAGGACGGCGATCTGACGGACGCCCTGGTCGATGCGACCGAGCTGGTCGAGGACGGCGCACTGATCCTGCTGCTGACCCCCAAGACGGGCCGTGACGGATACATCGAGGCCAGCGACATCAGCGAGGCCGCCGAGACGGCCGGACTGTCGCTCGCCAAGGGCGGCCCCGTCGGCAAGGAGTGGACCTCCACCAAGCTGGTGACGCCGAAGGCGGCCAAGTCCAAGCGCTGA